In the genome of Taurinivorans muris, one region contains:
- the ade gene encoding adenine deaminase produces the protein MLNYSKIQDIMQDIKNNTAIDLRIDNAQIADVFSGTFFHGSVCVHKGIIVGFSEDMYAKKVFDAENAYLLPAFFDAHVHIESSMLCPEKFAELVIPFGTGTVIADPHEIANVKGTDGIRYMLESARQSLLDVKIMLPSCVPALPFECSGANLSALDLAELITEENVLGLGEMMNVPGVLMQDESVLEKLELAYKNGRIIDGHAPQVHGKDLDMYVLSGVSTDHECTTAEEAAERIRRGMYVLLREGSAAHDLVNLLPAVNSHTIQNCLFCTDDKQCIDIMRRGHINNSVSLAIEHGIAPIDAVRMATINTARAYGIRHKGAIAPGMEASFMLVKDMKKCMPHAVYIQGRLAAENGKYIAAGSKKYNAKLEQLTDNMQDSMHAELPKDLTLHIPSKKARVIRLLPHSLLTACEIADIAVDADGNFDFSRNKGMLKLAVVERHKKTGKFGLGLLHGEYGLKNGAIATSISHDSHNIVAAGDNDEDLRIALEEIEKMGGGIAMISQGKILTKLALPIGGLMSTQQPEIVATALKHLYKLAKDHYQIWDKADAFMSLSFLALPVIPDLKLTPQGLFDVTTFQFVSLDAEE, from the coding sequence ATGCTGAACTATTCAAAAATTCAAGATATTATGCAAGACATTAAAAACAATACCGCCATAGACTTACGTATCGACAACGCCCAAATCGCCGATGTTTTCAGCGGAACGTTTTTTCATGGCTCCGTTTGCGTCCATAAAGGAATTATTGTCGGGTTCAGCGAAGACATGTACGCAAAAAAAGTTTTTGACGCTGAAAACGCCTATCTTCTGCCTGCATTTTTTGATGCCCATGTGCATATTGAATCTTCAATGCTTTGTCCGGAAAAATTTGCGGAACTGGTCATTCCTTTCGGAACAGGAACCGTCATCGCCGACCCTCATGAAATAGCCAATGTCAAGGGAACAGACGGCATACGCTATATGCTTGAAAGCGCAAGGCAAAGCCTTTTGGATGTGAAAATCATGCTCCCCTCCTGCGTGCCCGCCCTGCCCTTTGAATGTTCCGGCGCAAACCTTTCCGCCCTCGACCTTGCGGAACTCATCACGGAAGAAAACGTCCTCGGTCTTGGCGAAATGATGAATGTTCCCGGTGTGCTCATGCAGGATGAAAGCGTCCTTGAAAAACTTGAACTGGCATATAAAAACGGCAGGATTATTGACGGACACGCCCCGCAGGTGCACGGAAAAGACCTTGACATGTATGTTCTTTCCGGAGTGAGCACCGACCATGAATGCACCACGGCGGAAGAAGCCGCGGAAAGGATACGCCGCGGCATGTACGTGCTTCTCCGCGAGGGTTCAGCCGCCCACGATTTGGTAAATCTTCTGCCCGCCGTGAACAGCCATACCATTCAAAACTGCCTTTTCTGCACGGACGACAAGCAATGTATCGACATCATGCGCAGGGGGCATATCAACAATTCCGTCAGCCTCGCCATTGAACACGGTATCGCCCCCATCGACGCCGTCCGCATGGCGACCATAAACACGGCAAGAGCTTACGGAATAAGGCACAAAGGAGCTATAGCCCCGGGCATGGAAGCGAGCTTCATGCTGGTGAAAGACATGAAAAAATGCATGCCCCATGCCGTTTACATCCAAGGCAGACTGGCAGCCGAAAACGGAAAGTATATCGCCGCGGGCAGCAAGAAATACAATGCGAAGCTGGAGCAGCTGACCGACAATATGCAGGACAGCATGCATGCGGAACTGCCCAAGGATCTGACATTACATATTCCTTCAAAAAAAGCCCGCGTCATACGCCTTTTACCCCATTCTTTGCTCACAGCCTGCGAAATTGCGGACATCGCCGTTGACGCGGACGGCAATTTTGATTTCAGCCGAAACAAAGGCATGCTCAAGCTTGCCGTTGTGGAACGCCACAAAAAAACAGGAAAATTCGGGTTGGGACTTCTGCATGGCGAATACGGACTGAAAAACGGAGCCATCGCCACAAGCATTTCCCACGACAGCCATAATATTGTCGCCGCAGGCGATAACGATGAGGATTTGCGCATAGCTCTTGAGGAAATCGAAAAAATGGGCGGCGGAATCGCAATGATCAGCCAAGGAAAAATTTTGACGAAGCTGGCTTTGCCCATTGGGGGGCTTATGAGCACGCAACAGCCCGAAATCGTTGCAACGGCATTGAAACATCTTTATAAGCTCGCCAAGGACCACTATCAGATTTGGGACAAAGCCGACGCGTTCATGTCTTTAAGTTTCCTTGCTCTGCCCGTTATTCCTGACTTGAAACTTACCCCGCAAGGGCTTTTCGACGTCACAACATTCCAATTTGTCAGCCTTGACGCGGAAGAATGA
- the cas2 gene encoding CRISPR-associated endonuclease Cas2, giving the protein MARKYKYIQKPTEYTIMWILVMFDLPVLTKTQMRKATQFRNNLLELGFIRKQFSVYLRPCENMAAAERMAEKVGLCLLEEGEVSVFFITDRQYGLTRNFFGKKKKRNEQQEFQAMQQLLLF; this is encoded by the coding sequence ATGGCAAGAAAATATAAATACATACAAAAGCCCACCGAGTATACGATCATGTGGATATTGGTCATGTTCGATTTGCCGGTGCTGACAAAAACACAAATGCGAAAGGCGACGCAATTCAGAAACAATTTGCTCGAACTCGGCTTTATCCGAAAGCAATTCTCTGTTTATCTGCGGCCGTGCGAAAACATGGCGGCTGCGGAACGCATGGCGGAAAAAGTGGGACTTTGCCTTTTGGAGGAGGGCGAAGTTTCCGTCTTTTTCATCACGGACAGACAGTACGGACTGACAAGAAACTTTTTCGGAAAAAAGAAGAAGAGAAATGAACAACAAGAATTTCAAGCCATGCAGCAGTTACTGCTCTTTTAA
- the cas9 gene encoding type II CRISPR RNA-guided endonuclease Cas9 (Cas9, originally named Csn1, is the large, multifunctional signature protein of type II CRISPR/Cas systems. It is well known even to general audiences because its RNA-guided endonuclease activity has made it a popular tool for custom editing of eukaryotic genomes.): MALRYILGIDLGISSIGTALIKIAPEAKDLNDINSYEKILDAGVRICSCPEGAEKRRILRSQRKSKKHRKARKKQLIQLLQEYNLLPKERSGLELGLRSAPYALRAKAMQEPLNSAHELGFCIMHTAKLRGAGFIEETDEKEKSEKSLNRYQLLEQALNKEKTTLSEYLYKHLQENGCIRQRKEFIADKVPFSVPRHLVKRDYRDLMSRQAPHFNISDEQIKKVYDCIFMDFPRAPYANAPCSLLPETGGRLPKMHRLAEQLRIYQQCNNIRYKTENSTQKLTREMRDKLAAMLMQGESLNKTLIKKTLQTYTDEKILSINVYAEDEEIKAIKPFAHIKAFADIPAFWQLSEEEQDGLMEFIADPVNPKANPAKPVLYDEEDFLHICMEKLNLSGIEDERKLYACLNSLPKDRTMLGKEASRQILKKLIEGYEENGIWQAPTYYEAVKACGFTRENQEQKRYDELPYYGEILHDEILPIHPWHLDRTAKEEKIGRIANPVVHSILNQLRKVINEIIRLYGKPEMIKLEVARDFGMSKKKRDKLEKQRLANEKYNKIIDEELLKNGYAVTDKNRKKYKLLKEQGYKDIYTQANLRISDLNAYEIDHIIPQTAGGTNSFCNLVLTTVNNVKSDTFAYDFIRQNFADREEAIKKHLETLPENKAWRFTAEAKDRFILLGDEKDEDYADRRLQDSRYMAKAALRYLHAVCPDILAIRGGMTAQLRRLWGFDGMEFELMGLDIPRYLTNNETGEVYCDENGKLSNNSDWEKKPRIDHRHHAIDAMVLCAVTRSLALKMYKARKQGKEIDESIINMPFRLSPKNPDHKSFRELVLETLKEIRISHKAEHDTNTQLHNETAIRILDYDEKKGLHTATYMRSLGNIDSFGKLEKIAVAENLGTSPDVQKIRKRCAEIIKAVNAQKFAAEQSLMEKNAENRLQGLKETAMTEQNLVQEAIRLAHVGKKYPVGKKFTLVNIREKQQCGYEPDSNHHVDFYVHTEGKQKGKIGWECIKSIDAANPNFKPGWRQENAKLIWSVCKDDILELRFTEQQLQEYNVPKAFVSKISKNGQQEYTMLAKILKFSPGVLVFVSIYDARTGTKNALKEHPENFLLWTSGNLGLNSYCELQARKVSLSSFGKINGKHKKLWNGKKI; this comes from the coding sequence ATGGCATTACGATATATCTTAGGCATAGATTTAGGTATCAGTTCCATTGGCACAGCCCTTATCAAAATAGCTCCGGAAGCAAAAGATTTAAATGACATCAACTCCTATGAAAAAATATTGGACGCAGGCGTACGTATCTGTTCTTGCCCGGAGGGTGCGGAAAAACGCCGTATTTTACGTTCCCAGCGCAAGAGCAAAAAACACAGAAAAGCCCGTAAAAAACAGCTGATACAATTACTGCAGGAATATAATTTACTGCCCAAAGAGCGGTCCGGCCTTGAGCTCGGTTTGCGTTCCGCTCCCTATGCCTTGCGGGCAAAAGCCATGCAGGAGCCTTTAAACTCCGCCCATGAACTTGGCTTTTGTATCATGCATACCGCCAAACTTCGCGGAGCGGGCTTTATTGAAGAAACGGACGAGAAAGAAAAATCAGAGAAGAGCCTCAACCGCTATCAACTCTTAGAGCAAGCCCTGAACAAAGAAAAAACAACCCTTTCCGAGTATCTTTACAAGCATTTGCAAGAAAACGGCTGCATACGCCAACGCAAAGAATTTATTGCGGATAAAGTGCCTTTTTCTGTGCCCCGCCACCTTGTAAAGCGGGATTACCGTGATTTGATGAGCAGGCAAGCCCCGCATTTCAACATTTCTGACGAACAAATCAAAAAAGTTTATGACTGCATTTTTATGGATTTCCCAAGGGCGCCTTATGCCAACGCCCCTTGTTCCCTGCTTCCCGAAACCGGCGGCAGACTGCCTAAAATGCACAGGCTCGCGGAACAGCTGCGAATCTATCAGCAATGCAACAACATACGCTATAAAACCGAAAATTCCACCCAAAAACTCACCAGAGAAATGCGGGATAAACTGGCTGCAATGCTCATGCAGGGTGAAAGCCTGAATAAAACCCTTATCAAAAAAACGCTCCAAACCTACACGGATGAAAAAATCCTCAGTATCAATGTTTATGCCGAAGACGAAGAAATAAAAGCGATCAAGCCCTTTGCCCATATCAAAGCTTTCGCCGATATTCCCGCATTTTGGCAGTTATCGGAAGAAGAGCAGGACGGGCTTATGGAATTTATTGCAGACCCTGTCAATCCCAAAGCTAACCCCGCTAAGCCCGTGCTTTACGACGAAGAGGATTTTTTGCATATCTGCATGGAAAAATTGAATTTATCTGGAATCGAAGATGAAAGAAAACTCTACGCCTGCCTCAACAGCCTGCCCAAAGACAGAACCATGCTGGGCAAAGAAGCAAGCAGACAAATTTTGAAAAAACTTATCGAAGGTTATGAAGAAAATGGAATTTGGCAAGCTCCCACCTATTACGAAGCTGTCAAAGCCTGCGGCTTCACCCGGGAAAACCAAGAGCAAAAGCGTTATGACGAACTCCCCTATTACGGAGAAATTCTGCACGATGAAATTTTGCCCATACACCCATGGCATTTGGATAGAACGGCAAAAGAAGAAAAAATCGGACGCATAGCCAATCCTGTCGTCCATTCCATACTCAATCAGCTGCGTAAAGTTATCAACGAAATCATCAGATTATACGGCAAACCGGAAATGATAAAACTGGAAGTCGCCCGTGATTTCGGAATGTCGAAAAAAAAGCGTGATAAGTTGGAAAAACAACGCCTTGCCAATGAAAAATACAATAAAATCATTGACGAGGAACTCCTGAAAAACGGCTATGCGGTCACTGACAAAAACCGCAAAAAATATAAACTGTTAAAAGAACAAGGCTATAAAGATATTTATACGCAGGCGAACCTCAGAATTTCAGACCTCAATGCTTATGAAATCGACCATATCATTCCGCAGACCGCAGGAGGGACCAATTCTTTCTGCAATCTTGTGCTGACAACGGTTAACAATGTAAAAAGCGATACGTTTGCCTATGATTTTATCCGACAAAATTTTGCGGACCGTGAAGAGGCAATCAAAAAACACTTGGAAACACTGCCTGAAAACAAAGCTTGGCGTTTCACCGCCGAAGCAAAAGACCGCTTCATTCTTTTAGGGGACGAAAAAGACGAAGATTATGCCGACAGACGCCTGCAAGATTCCCGTTACATGGCAAAAGCGGCTTTGCGGTATCTGCATGCCGTTTGCCCCGATATTTTGGCAATCCGCGGCGGCATGACCGCGCAGCTCCGCCGTTTGTGGGGTTTTGACGGCATGGAGTTCGAACTCATGGGACTGGATATTCCCAGATACCTCACCAATAACGAAACAGGCGAGGTATATTGCGATGAAAACGGCAAGTTATCCAATAACAGCGACTGGGAAAAAAAGCCCCGCATCGACCACAGACACCACGCCATTGACGCCATGGTGCTTTGCGCCGTCACCCGTTCCCTCGCCCTTAAAATGTACAAAGCAAGAAAACAGGGCAAAGAAATAGATGAAAGCATTATCAACATGCCGTTCCGGCTTTCCCCTAAAAATCCGGACCATAAAAGCTTCCGCGAACTTGTGTTGGAAACGCTCAAGGAAATCAGAATTTCCCACAAAGCGGAGCACGATACCAATACACAGCTCCATAATGAAACAGCCATCCGAATTTTAGATTATGACGAGAAAAAAGGACTCCATACGGCAACCTATATGCGTTCTTTGGGAAATATCGACAGCTTCGGCAAACTGGAAAAAATCGCTGTTGCAGAAAATTTGGGCACAAGCCCTGATGTGCAAAAAATCCGCAAACGATGCGCGGAAATCATAAAAGCGGTCAATGCCCAAAAATTTGCGGCGGAACAAAGCCTTATGGAAAAAAATGCCGAAAACCGCCTGCAAGGTCTTAAAGAAACAGCCATGACAGAACAAAACCTTGTGCAGGAAGCCATACGCCTTGCCCATGTCGGCAAAAAATATCCTGTGGGGAAAAAATTCACTCTTGTCAATATCCGGGAAAAGCAGCAATGCGGCTATGAACCGGACAGCAACCACCATGTTGATTTTTATGTTCATACCGAAGGCAAACAAAAAGGAAAAATCGGCTGGGAATGCATAAAAAGCATTGACGCCGCCAATCCGAACTTTAAACCCGGCTGGCGGCAAGAAAACGCAAAGCTTATTTGGAGCGTCTGCAAAGACGATATTTTGGAACTGCGTTTCACAGAGCAACAGCTTCAAGAATACAATGTTCCAAAAGCGTTTGTCAGCAAAATCAGCAAAAACGGACAGCAGGAATATACCATGCTTGCCAAAATTTTGAAATTCAGCCCCGGCGTACTTGTTTTTGTTTCCATATACGATGCAAGAACGGGAACAAAAAACGCCCTCAAAGAACATCCTGAAAACTTTCTCCTTTGGACAAGCGGCAACTTAGGGCTAAACTCCTACTGCGAACTGCAAGCCCGTAAGGTCAGCCTCAGCTCCTTTGGAAAAATAAACGGCAAACATAAAAAATTATGGAATGGCAAGAAAATATAA
- the cas1 gene encoding type II CRISPR-associated endonuclease Cas1: MASHILEIAENNRYLSIAHGNVCVKEQEKIIARIPLDMLACVMLTAQGVTVSKTFLMSMGEANIPVLIMGSNYLPVSMALPVSSHYRHLIVAQEQVRAGEVIKKQIWQKIVIEKIRNQAEALEKCVLPHDSAVKKHVEKLKFLAQRVRSGDKDNKEGQAAQIYWQALFGRGFLRDVEEEGINSFLNYGYAVVRAVCARALCASGLLPLFGVHHHNQFNAFCLADDIMEPFRPFVDCLVYEYVQKNEVLVLDTQAKRFLSSILQNPFYLQKEESTLLPLVLKAAQGIYKSYCAKEVLLEFPHLKEQ; this comes from the coding sequence ATGGCAAGTCATATTTTAGAAATTGCGGAAAATAATCGTTATCTTTCAATCGCTCACGGGAATGTTTGCGTAAAAGAGCAGGAAAAAATAATAGCGCGGATACCTCTTGATATGCTTGCTTGTGTGATGCTTACGGCACAAGGGGTGACGGTGAGCAAGACTTTTTTAATGAGCATGGGAGAGGCGAATATTCCTGTGCTTATTATGGGAAGCAATTATTTGCCCGTGTCCATGGCTTTGCCTGTGAGCTCGCATTATCGGCATTTAATTGTTGCGCAGGAGCAGGTTAGGGCAGGCGAGGTGATAAAAAAACAGATATGGCAGAAAATAGTGATTGAAAAAATCCGTAATCAAGCCGAGGCATTGGAAAAATGTGTTTTGCCCCATGACAGCGCTGTAAAAAAGCATGTTGAGAAGTTAAAATTCTTAGCGCAAAGGGTGCGTTCCGGGGATAAGGACAATAAAGAGGGACAGGCGGCTCAAATTTATTGGCAGGCTTTATTTGGAAGAGGATTTCTCCGTGATGTGGAAGAAGAGGGGATCAACTCTTTTTTGAATTATGGCTATGCCGTTGTGCGGGCGGTTTGTGCAAGGGCTTTATGCGCAAGCGGGCTTTTGCCGCTTTTTGGCGTTCATCACCATAACCAATTCAATGCGTTTTGCCTTGCGGATGACATTATGGAGCCATTCCGTCCTTTTGTCGATTGTTTGGTTTATGAATATGTGCAAAAAAATGAAGTGCTTGTTCTGGATACGCAAGCAAAGCGTTTTTTATCCTCAATTTTGCAGAACCCGTTTTATCTGCAGAAAGAAGAAAGCACTCTTTTGCCTCTTGTGTTGAAAGCCGCGCAGGGAATTTATAAAAGTTATTGCGCCAAAGAGGTTCTTTTGGAATTTCCGCATTTAAAAGAGCAGTAA
- the cutA gene encoding divalent-cation tolerance protein CutA, with product MPRLYYITTKTKEEAKKIARKLLQENCIAGANIFPIESLYWWEGEICEGEEYALVMQSVKENSAKIEEWVKTLHSYKIPCIVSLELAGGSKDFFHWIKTNTK from the coding sequence ATGCCCCGATTATATTACATAACAACGAAAACAAAGGAAGAGGCAAAAAAAATCGCCCGTAAACTGCTGCAGGAGAACTGCATTGCGGGAGCGAACATCTTTCCGATAGAAAGCCTTTATTGGTGGGAGGGGGAAATTTGCGAGGGAGAGGAATACGCCCTTGTCATGCAAAGCGTGAAAGAAAATTCCGCAAAAATCGAAGAATGGGTGAAAACATTGCATAGTTATAAAATTCCTTGTATAGTTTCTTTGGAACTTGCCGGCGGCAGCAAGGATTTTTTTCACTGGATAAAAACGAATACGAAATAA
- a CDS encoding diguanylate cyclase domain-containing protein, translated as MQDNLEGTDIKIWGYAMCKLERFGSGFSKVLMDKFNGIAYLADVDTYELIYINKFFRNLLNISESSYLTRKCYEVLQGQSSPCDFCINHMLKKDAVYQWNTHNYVLNRQFESQASIVEWHGRRFRLEYGMDFSEYQNNMTELENKVSTEQLLVKCAGTLCKHDDIDLAINKILENVVDFFEADRSYLFEYDKETNVLKGSYFFVRPFVKAFKDILSEASGVLLQEWLNMFTEESVVYHKDVDVDFAGMPELAEAFKERNIREMLLMPIYDGGELIGLIGVDNPRYNVSASQILGTIAMFIVNNLEQRKLIQHLDYLSNIDDLTGVYNRNKYIAVHEDIKRRGDCAGVIYIDLNGLKKINDVYGHDKGDEFIINSANFIQRYFGKNVYRIGGDEFLVLLRNISKEAFEEQFVTFKNDLEKNKDKYDMSYGERYCDDGKIDECVQLADEMMFNRKRQYYEVHAKWR; from the coding sequence ATGCAGGATAATTTAGAAGGAACTGATATAAAAATTTGGGGATATGCGATGTGCAAATTAGAGAGATTTGGTTCGGGCTTTTCAAAAGTTTTAATGGATAAGTTCAACGGGATTGCCTACTTGGCTGATGTTGACACGTATGAATTGATTTATATCAATAAATTTTTTAGAAATTTGCTCAATATTTCTGAATCTTCTTATCTGACCAGAAAATGTTATGAAGTTTTGCAGGGGCAGTCAAGTCCCTGCGATTTCTGTATAAATCATATGTTAAAAAAAGACGCGGTCTATCAGTGGAATACGCATAATTATGTTTTGAACCGGCAATTTGAATCTCAGGCTTCCATCGTGGAGTGGCACGGCAGGCGCTTCCGTTTGGAATACGGCATGGATTTCAGCGAATACCAAAACAATATGACGGAACTGGAAAACAAGGTTTCCACGGAACAGCTTTTGGTGAAATGCGCCGGAACCCTTTGCAAGCATGACGATATCGACCTCGCTATCAATAAGATATTGGAAAATGTGGTTGATTTTTTTGAAGCGGACCGCTCTTATCTGTTTGAATATGATAAGGAAACAAACGTGTTGAAAGGCTCGTATTTTTTTGTGCGTCCTTTTGTAAAAGCGTTCAAGGATATTTTATCGGAAGCGAGCGGCGTTCTTTTACAGGAATGGCTTAATATGTTTACCGAGGAATCTGTCGTCTACCATAAGGATGTCGATGTGGATTTCGCAGGAATGCCCGAATTGGCGGAAGCTTTCAAGGAAAGGAATATCCGTGAGATGCTGCTCATGCCCATTTATGACGGCGGCGAACTGATCGGACTCATAGGTGTCGACAACCCCCGCTATAATGTTTCCGCTTCACAAATACTCGGAACCATCGCAATGTTCATCGTCAACAATCTGGAACAGAGAAAACTCATCCAACATCTTGATTATTTAAGCAATATTGATGACTTGACAGGCGTTTACAACAGGAACAAATATATTGCCGTGCACGAAGACATCAAGCGCCGCGGCGATTGCGCAGGCGTTATTTATATTGATTTGAACGGCTTGAAAAAAATCAATGACGTGTACGGACATGATAAAGGTGACGAATTTATTATTAATTCCGCTAATTTCATCCAGCGTTATTTCGGAAAAAACGTTTACCGTATCGGCGGCGACGAGTTTCTTGTTTTGCTGCGGAATATCTCGAAAGAAGCGTTTGAGGAACAGTTTGTCACGTTTAAAAACGATTTGGAAAAAAATAAGGATAAATACGACATGTCCTATGGCGAACGGTATTGCGACGACGGCAAGATTGACGAATGCGTGCAGCTTGCCGATGAAATGATGTTCAACCGCAAACGCCAGTATTATGAAGTCCATGCAAAATGGCGCTAA
- the pap gene encoding polyphosphate:AMP phosphotransferase: protein MLSTMNFCQSYTQKEYKALARDARIKLFNLQQQCMTQKVPVIIYVDGVSGTGKGSFVNLLSEWCDVKHLKNYSFWFSFDEERLRPEAWKYWMKIPKAGEFAVFIAGMYDEPMRKLAAKEITETEFNEIMHDRVEFERTLAQSGYVIVKLWFHITADEHKKRMKARKKLNNKGEIGFSTYDEQSNENFENLNSVVGKMLPLTDKHFAPWYIIDAYDEKFRNIKAVEAISKCIENALDVKKTVVEEFPSMPDNMEALSGISVLDQVDLSLSVPKDEYEKELEKLQKDIYKLTYKAYELGISSTIVFEGYDASGKGGAIRRLTQSIDSRITQVIPISAPGSEEAAHHYLWRFWRHVPRAGFVTIYDRSWYGRVLVERVEGFASQWECKRAFSEINAFENELINKKNILIKFWLHISLDEQLRRFKEREAIEWKRHKITEEDWRNREKADQYKIAANEMFLRTNTVQAPWFIIPGENKLYARLEILRTYKRVLEERIKEIKKGKKK, encoded by the coding sequence ATGTTATCAACTATGAATTTTTGCCAGTCTTACACTCAAAAGGAGTACAAAGCACTTGCGAGAGATGCGCGTATTAAGCTTTTTAATTTGCAGCAGCAGTGCATGACGCAAAAAGTTCCTGTGATTATTTATGTTGACGGCGTGAGCGGCACGGGAAAAGGTTCTTTTGTGAATTTATTGTCCGAATGGTGTGATGTGAAGCACCTTAAAAACTATAGTTTCTGGTTTTCTTTTGACGAAGAAAGACTTCGTCCGGAAGCCTGGAAATATTGGATGAAAATTCCTAAAGCCGGTGAATTTGCCGTGTTTATCGCGGGTATGTATGACGAGCCGATGCGTAAGCTCGCCGCAAAAGAAATTACGGAAACGGAATTTAACGAAATCATGCACGACCGTGTGGAGTTTGAGCGTACTTTGGCGCAATCGGGCTATGTCATCGTAAAGCTTTGGTTCCACATCACTGCCGACGAACACAAGAAACGCATGAAAGCCAGAAAAAAACTCAATAACAAAGGCGAGATCGGCTTTTCGACCTATGATGAACAAAGCAATGAAAACTTTGAAAATCTGAACAGTGTCGTGGGAAAAATGCTGCCGCTGACCGATAAGCATTTCGCCCCATGGTACATCATTGACGCGTATGATGAGAAATTCCGCAATATCAAGGCGGTGGAAGCCATTTCAAAATGCATTGAAAATGCTTTGGACGTGAAAAAAACAGTTGTGGAAGAATTTCCGTCCATGCCGGACAACATGGAGGCGCTTTCCGGTATTTCCGTGCTCGACCAAGTGGATTTAAGCTTGTCCGTGCCGAAAGATGAATATGAAAAAGAGCTGGAAAAATTACAGAAAGATATTTATAAGCTTACCTATAAAGCTTATGAGCTTGGCATTTCCTCGACCATTGTTTTTGAAGGGTATGACGCAAGCGGCAAGGGAGGAGCCATACGCCGCCTGACGCAGTCCATCGATTCCCGTATCACGCAGGTTATTCCGATTTCAGCCCCCGGAAGCGAAGAAGCCGCTCATCACTATTTATGGCGTTTTTGGCGCCATGTGCCGCGTGCCGGTTTTGTGACGATTTACGACAGGTCTTGGTACGGGCGTGTTCTTGTGGAACGTGTCGAAGGATTTGCGAGCCAATGGGAATGCAAGCGGGCGTTTTCCGAAATCAACGCTTTTGAAAACGAGCTTATCAATAAGAAAAATATTCTGATAAAATTCTGGCTGCATATTTCTTTGGATGAACAGCTGCGCCGTTTCAAGGAAAGGGAAGCAATAGAATGGAAACGGCACAAAATCACGGAAGAAGACTGGCGTAACAGGGAAAAAGCGGATCAATACAAAATCGCCGCCAATGAAATGTTTTTACGCACAAATACCGTGCAGGCGCCTTGGTTCATCATCCCCGGCGAGAATAAGCTTTATGCCCGCCTTGAAATTCTGCGCACCTATAAACGCGTGCTTGAAGAAAGAATAAAGGAAATTAAAAAAGGCAAGAAAAAATAA
- a CDS encoding carbohydrate kinase family protein, with amino-acid sequence MSIHIMGSVAFDRILSYKGDINDLLLKDKFNTLSILMLIDRIEEKQGGTAANIAYNLAMLQEKPHIYTCVGYDFAASYEKKLQALQINLDGVRTLEKELTACCHAVADSKGNLINCFCPAAMNTPCDADRLNVAKAGDYGIVSPGNAEDMGKFPKLFKEKGIPYIYDPGQQIPAVSKENHIAGIDGAEILIGNDYEIALISERTGLSKDELLSRANYVVSTLGEGGCLISQKGKADIAVPAPKIKGLVDPTGAGDSLRAGLLKGLTMGFDVETGIKMGSVCSAFCIEEYGTQEHSFDIEGYRARYQENYGPCPL; translated from the coding sequence ATGAGTATCCATATCATGGGTTCGGTGGCGTTTGACAGAATTTTATCCTATAAGGGCGACATCAACGATCTGCTTTTGAAAGATAAATTCAATACGTTGAGCATTCTTATGCTTATTGACAGAATTGAGGAAAAACAAGGCGGAACAGCGGCGAATATCGCATATAACCTTGCCATGCTTCAAGAAAAACCGCATATTTATACGTGTGTAGGCTATGATTTCGCAGCCTCATATGAAAAGAAGCTGCAAGCCCTGCAAATCAATCTTGACGGTGTGCGAACGCTTGAAAAGGAATTGACGGCTTGCTGTCATGCCGTTGCCGATTCCAAAGGCAATTTGATCAACTGTTTTTGCCCCGCCGCCATGAATACTCCTTGTGATGCAGACAGGCTGAACGTTGCCAAAGCAGGCGATTATGGTATCGTTTCCCCCGGAAACGCCGAAGATATGGGCAAATTTCCAAAGCTTTTCAAAGAAAAAGGTATCCCGTACATTTACGATCCGGGTCAGCAAATTCCCGCCGTAAGCAAGGAAAATCATATTGCAGGCATTGACGGGGCTGAAATTCTTATCGGCAATGATTATGAAATAGCCCTTATTTCCGAACGTACGGGTTTATCCAAAGACGAGCTTCTCAGCCGTGCAAACTATGTGGTTTCGACTCTTGGTGAGGGAGGCTGCCTTATTTCCCAAAAAGGAAAGGCGGATATTGCCGTGCCTGCTCCGAAGATCAAAGGATTGGTCGACCCCACGGGCGCAGGCGATTCCTTGCGCGCAGGCCTGCTGAAAGGCTTGACCATGGGCTTTGATGTTGAAACCGGTATAAAAATGGGCAGCGTCTGCTCCGCTTTTTGTATCGAAGAATATGGAACGCAGGAGCATTCTTTTGATATTGAAGGTTACAGAGCCCGTTATCAGGAGAATTACGGACCTTGTCCTTTATGA